From Phragmites australis chromosome 5, lpPhrAust1.1, whole genome shotgun sequence, a single genomic window includes:
- the LOC133918335 gene encoding ATP-dependent DNA helicase Q-like 4A isoform X3 produces MLSLRSSACKIQGPERLQVPWIEKAWRSLCSTQVACKSYLSPGLSAKVKDCDKGCARTYGEGSNNINKMATVPGNRILSQERFHEPTESGSLENSNHQPAGINSCARTYRSNHVVQADIIRTTNRCSFTRTNAEIHQTAPVADNMCTDDKLDTMDDDDILAFMFQSIDVDRIVMEHYQATNTPIGSASHNMSTPSGNTCNFSGLDENNLPQELSELCNHHCMLAFCPEAMVHLQEMKDKLIAVSNELLDGDGKLNPQHSEELRQKRVHLNKQIQLLGEYMAQSTQNEERQRSHSMASTPAIYGHHPPMTPHNTFLMDNDRFQSQVYTRNGPGNSDLCYSPAPDNLSAPLNSVSRDYAPRIIDVNYTEGSDDKRWGSTNFPWTKELEAKNKNKFGNRSFRPNQREIINATMSGNDVFVLMPTGGGKSLTYQLPALISEGITLVVCPLVSLIQDQIMHLSQANIPATYLSANMEWPEQQEILREVMSCHYKLLYVTPEKIAKSDALLRLLENVYSRGHLSRIVIDEAHCVSQWGHDFRPDYKNLGLLKQKFPKTPVLALTATATARVKEDVVQALGLENCFVFRQSFNRPNLRYFLRPKTKKCLEDIDSFIRTNHLKECGIIYCLSRMDCEKVAEKLRECGHIVAHYHGSMDPVDRTRVQKKWSMDKINIICATVAFGMGINKPDVRFVIHHSLPKSIEGYHQECGRAGRDGQPSSCVLYYQYSDYIRLRHMLTQGVAEQPAAPRGGYSSSHEQALETHKENLLHMVSYCENDVDCRRLLQLIHFGEMFDPSLCAKTCDNCLKELRWVEKDVTNIARQLVELVTMTGQSYSSSHILEVYRGSLSQIVKKQRHDNLTLHGAGKHLAKGEAARIMRYLVTEGMLIEDVKKSDNIYGSISSVLKANHPKASDLRSGKQSIVLKFPTPGNAPKMGKLDESSFQQINKTVQQQSEVDENLASMLYHALLCLRGQIMDECNEGYNAYHIFKTDTLREMSIRVPRTKEELLEINGIGKAKIKKYGDRVLAAIEDFLSKHPNPRKNISGNEHTEAAKKRRGCTTANALSNGDDLEERTVQSKKRVAKTTRGTKQGVSDAASMVHGARCMDADLDGFDDELCSVQNPVASGRVLPKWAPGKAKANQVPASNLFQEFGYVR; encoded by the exons ATGCTTTCTTTAAG gTCTTCTGCTTGTAAAATCCAAGGCCCAGAACGCCTTCAAGTTCCATGGATTGAGAAG GCCTGGCGTTCTCTGTGCAGCACTCAGGTTGCCTGCAAGAGTTATTTAAGTCCTGGTTTATCTGCAAAAGTGAAAGATTGTGATAAGGGTTGTGCTCGTACTTATGGAGAAGGTTCAAATAACATTAACAAAATGGCCACTGTGCCAGGAAATAGGATTCTCTCCCAGGAAAGGTTTCATGAACCCACTGAAAGTGGTTCTCTGGAGAACAGCAACCATCAACCTGCTGGCATCAACTCCTGTGCACGGACTTACCGAAGCAATCATGTAGTTCAGGCAGATATCATTAGAACAACAAATCGGTGCAGTTTTACAAGAACCAATGCTGAAATACACCAGACTGCTCCAGTTGCGGATAACATGTGCACTGATGATAAATTGGATaccatggatgatgatgatattCTGGCG TTTATGTTTCAGAGTATTGATGTGGACCGAATAGTTATGGAACATTATCAAGCAACAAATACGCCCATAGGATCAGCATCCCATAATATGTCAACTCCATCAGGAAATACGTGTAACTTCAGTGGCTTGGATGAGAACAATTTACCACAAGAACTCTCTGAACTATGCAATCATCATTGCATG CTAGCTTTTTGCCCAGAAGCAATGGTTCATTTGCAGGAGATGAAGGATAAGCTCATTGCAGTATCCAATGAACTTCTTGATGGTGATGGTAAACTCAACCCTCAACACTCCGAAGAGCTTCGTCAAAAGAG AGTGCATctaaacaaacagattcagctGCTCGGGGAGTATATGGCACAGTCAACCCAAAATGAGGAGAGACAGAGATCACACTCTATGGCATCCACACCAGCTATATATGGGCATCACCCCCCTATGACCCCACATAACACTTTTTTAATGGATAATGATAGATTCCAATCTCAGGTTTACACCAGGAATGGACCAGGGAACAGTGATTTATGCTATTCTCCTGCCCCAGATAACCTAAGCGCGCCATTAAATTCTGTATCGAGAGATTATGCCCCGAGGATTATAGATGTTAACTACACCGAAGGTTCTGATGATAAAAGGTGGGGCAGTACAAATTTTCCGTGGACTAAGGAACTTGAG GCCAAGAACAAAAACAAGTTTGGAAACCGTTCTTTCCGTCCAAATCAGCGAGAAATAATCAATGCCACAATGAGTGGGAATGACGTTTTTGTTTTGATGCCAACTGGTGGTGGGAAAAGTTTGACCTATCAG CTTCCAGCTCTTATTAGTGAGGGAATAACATTAGTAGTTTGTCCCCTTGTCTCACTCATCCAAGACCAGATCATGCACTTGTCACAG GCAAATATTCCTGCAACTTATCTGAGTGCCAACATGGAGTGGCCTGAACAGCAAGAGATATTAAGAGAGGTAATGTCATGCCACTACAAGTTGTTGTATGTCACTCCAGAGAAAATAGCAAA GAGTGATGCTCTTTTGAGACTATTGGAAAATGTATATTCACGAGGGCATCTTTCAAGAATTGTTATTGATGAAGCTCATTGTGTAAGCCAGTGGGGTCATGATTTCCGACCTGACTACAAG AATTTAGGTCTTTTAAAACAAAAATTCCCAAAGACACCAGTCCTGGCCTTGACGGCAACAGCAACTGCTAGGGTTAAGGAAGATGTTGTTCAAGCTTTAGGCCTCgaaaattgttttgttttcaGACAAAGTTTTAATCGTCCAAATCTGAG GTATTTTTTAAGGCCCAAGACAAAGAAGTGCCTCGAGGATATTGATAGCTTTATCCGCACAAATCATCTTAAAGAATGTGGCATCATATATTGCCTTTCAAGAATGGATTGCGAAAAAGTGGCTGAAAAACTAAGG GAATGTGGACACATAGTAGCGCATTATCATGGTAGCATGGATCCTGTGGATAGAACACGTGTACAAAAGAAGTGGAGTATGGATAAGATCAACATAATCTGTGCTACAGTTGCATTTGGGATGG GTATTAATAAACCTGATGTTCGTTTTGTTATTCATCATTCACTGCCCAAGTCAATTGAAGGATATCATCAG GAGTGTGGACGTGCTGGTAGAGATGGGCAACCTTCATCTTGTGTGCTATATTACCAGTATTCTGACTAT attcGTCTCAGGCACATGCTTACACAAGGAGTTGCAGAACAACCAGCAGCACCACGTGGAGGCTATTCGTCTTCACATGAGCAGGCACTTGAAACACATAAGGAGAATCTCCTGCACATG GTCAGTTACTGTGAAAACGATGTGGACTGCAGACGTCTACTTCAACTGATCCATTTTGGTGAGATGTTTGATCCCTCACTTTGTGCAAAAACCTGTGATAACTGCTTGAAAGAGTTGAGATGGGTTGAGAAAGATGTCACCAACATTGCTAGACAATTG GTTGAACTGGTCACTATGACAGGGCAGTCATATTCATCTTCTCACATTCTTGAAGTTTACAGAGGTTCTTTGAGCCAAATT GTCAAGAAGCAACGTCATGATAATTTGACTCTTCACGGAGCTGGGAAGCATCTAGCTAAAGGTGAGGCAGCTAGGATAATGCGATATTTAGTAACTGAGGGAATGCTTATTGAGGATGTCAAAAAGAGCGACAACATATATGGATCAATATCATCTGTCCTAAAG GCCAATCATCCGAAAGCTAGTGATCTTCGCTCTGGCAAGCAAAGCATTGTCCTAAA GTTCCCCACTCCTGGGAATGCCCCCAAGATGGGGAAACTTGATGAATCATCGTTTCAGCAAATTAATAAGACTGTTCAACAGCAAAGTGAGGTGGATGAG AATCTTGCGTCGATGCTCTACCATGCTTTACTTTGCCTTAGGGGTCAGATAATGGATGAGTGTAATGAAGGATATAATGCATACCACATATTCAA AACGGACACATTGAGGGAAATGAGCATCCGAGTACCAAGAACAAAAGAAGAGCTTTTGGAGATAAACGGCATCGGCAA GGCGAAGATCAAGAAGTACGGGGACCGAGTGCTTGCAGCCATAGAGGACTTCCTCAGCAAACACCCAAACCCAAGGAAGAACATCAGCGGCAATG
- the LOC133918335 gene encoding ATP-dependent DNA helicase Q-like 4A isoform X1, protein MLRMQGRKKLNGGSSCDEKAPRVNWPHHANAIQSSSSKDDFLSSSFLFSLPTQRPNPEANREIMLSLRSSACKIQGPERLQVPWIEKAWRSLCSTQVACKSYLSPGLSAKVKDCDKGCARTYGEGSNNINKMATVPGNRILSQERFHEPTESGSLENSNHQPAGINSCARTYRSNHVVQADIIRTTNRCSFTRTNAEIHQTAPVADNMCTDDKLDTMDDDDILAFMFQSIDVDRIVMEHYQATNTPIGSASHNMSTPSGNTCNFSGLDENNLPQELSELCNHHCMLAFCPEAMVHLQEMKDKLIAVSNELLDGDGKLNPQHSEELRQKRVHLNKQIQLLGEYMAQSTQNEERQRSHSMASTPAIYGHHPPMTPHNTFLMDNDRFQSQVYTRNGPGNSDLCYSPAPDNLSAPLNSVSRDYAPRIIDVNYTEGSDDKRWGSTNFPWTKELEAKNKNKFGNRSFRPNQREIINATMSGNDVFVLMPTGGGKSLTYQLPALISEGITLVVCPLVSLIQDQIMHLSQANIPATYLSANMEWPEQQEILREVMSCHYKLLYVTPEKIAKSDALLRLLENVYSRGHLSRIVIDEAHCVSQWGHDFRPDYKNLGLLKQKFPKTPVLALTATATARVKEDVVQALGLENCFVFRQSFNRPNLRYFLRPKTKKCLEDIDSFIRTNHLKECGIIYCLSRMDCEKVAEKLRECGHIVAHYHGSMDPVDRTRVQKKWSMDKINIICATVAFGMGINKPDVRFVIHHSLPKSIEGYHQECGRAGRDGQPSSCVLYYQYSDYIRLRHMLTQGVAEQPAAPRGGYSSSHEQALETHKENLLHMVSYCENDVDCRRLLQLIHFGEMFDPSLCAKTCDNCLKELRWVEKDVTNIARQLVELVTMTGQSYSSSHILEVYRGSLSQIVKKQRHDNLTLHGAGKHLAKGEAARIMRYLVTEGMLIEDVKKSDNIYGSISSVLKANHPKASDLRSGKQSIVLKFPTPGNAPKMGKLDESSFQQINKTVQQQSEVDENLASMLYHALLCLRGQIMDECNEGYNAYHIFKTDTLREMSIRVPRTKEELLEINGIGKAKIKKYGDRVLAAIEDFLSKHPNPRKNISGNEHTEAAKKRRGCTTANALSNGDDLEERTVQSKKRVAKTTRGTKQGVSDAASMVHGARCMDADLDGFDDELCSVQNPVASGRVLPKWAPGKAKANQVPASNLFQEFGYVR, encoded by the exons ATG CTTCGGATGCAAGGCAGAAAAAAGCTCAATGGTGGGTCCAGTTGCGATGAAAAGGCACCAAGGGTCAACTGGCCACACCATGCAAATGCTATTCAAAGCTCCTCTAGCAAAGATGACTTTCTGAGTTCAAGTTTTTTGTTCTCTTTGCCAACACAAAGGCCTAATCCAGAAGCAAATCGTGAGATTATGCTTTCTTTAAG gTCTTCTGCTTGTAAAATCCAAGGCCCAGAACGCCTTCAAGTTCCATGGATTGAGAAG GCCTGGCGTTCTCTGTGCAGCACTCAGGTTGCCTGCAAGAGTTATTTAAGTCCTGGTTTATCTGCAAAAGTGAAAGATTGTGATAAGGGTTGTGCTCGTACTTATGGAGAAGGTTCAAATAACATTAACAAAATGGCCACTGTGCCAGGAAATAGGATTCTCTCCCAGGAAAGGTTTCATGAACCCACTGAAAGTGGTTCTCTGGAGAACAGCAACCATCAACCTGCTGGCATCAACTCCTGTGCACGGACTTACCGAAGCAATCATGTAGTTCAGGCAGATATCATTAGAACAACAAATCGGTGCAGTTTTACAAGAACCAATGCTGAAATACACCAGACTGCTCCAGTTGCGGATAACATGTGCACTGATGATAAATTGGATaccatggatgatgatgatattCTGGCG TTTATGTTTCAGAGTATTGATGTGGACCGAATAGTTATGGAACATTATCAAGCAACAAATACGCCCATAGGATCAGCATCCCATAATATGTCAACTCCATCAGGAAATACGTGTAACTTCAGTGGCTTGGATGAGAACAATTTACCACAAGAACTCTCTGAACTATGCAATCATCATTGCATG CTAGCTTTTTGCCCAGAAGCAATGGTTCATTTGCAGGAGATGAAGGATAAGCTCATTGCAGTATCCAATGAACTTCTTGATGGTGATGGTAAACTCAACCCTCAACACTCCGAAGAGCTTCGTCAAAAGAG AGTGCATctaaacaaacagattcagctGCTCGGGGAGTATATGGCACAGTCAACCCAAAATGAGGAGAGACAGAGATCACACTCTATGGCATCCACACCAGCTATATATGGGCATCACCCCCCTATGACCCCACATAACACTTTTTTAATGGATAATGATAGATTCCAATCTCAGGTTTACACCAGGAATGGACCAGGGAACAGTGATTTATGCTATTCTCCTGCCCCAGATAACCTAAGCGCGCCATTAAATTCTGTATCGAGAGATTATGCCCCGAGGATTATAGATGTTAACTACACCGAAGGTTCTGATGATAAAAGGTGGGGCAGTACAAATTTTCCGTGGACTAAGGAACTTGAG GCCAAGAACAAAAACAAGTTTGGAAACCGTTCTTTCCGTCCAAATCAGCGAGAAATAATCAATGCCACAATGAGTGGGAATGACGTTTTTGTTTTGATGCCAACTGGTGGTGGGAAAAGTTTGACCTATCAG CTTCCAGCTCTTATTAGTGAGGGAATAACATTAGTAGTTTGTCCCCTTGTCTCACTCATCCAAGACCAGATCATGCACTTGTCACAG GCAAATATTCCTGCAACTTATCTGAGTGCCAACATGGAGTGGCCTGAACAGCAAGAGATATTAAGAGAGGTAATGTCATGCCACTACAAGTTGTTGTATGTCACTCCAGAGAAAATAGCAAA GAGTGATGCTCTTTTGAGACTATTGGAAAATGTATATTCACGAGGGCATCTTTCAAGAATTGTTATTGATGAAGCTCATTGTGTAAGCCAGTGGGGTCATGATTTCCGACCTGACTACAAG AATTTAGGTCTTTTAAAACAAAAATTCCCAAAGACACCAGTCCTGGCCTTGACGGCAACAGCAACTGCTAGGGTTAAGGAAGATGTTGTTCAAGCTTTAGGCCTCgaaaattgttttgttttcaGACAAAGTTTTAATCGTCCAAATCTGAG GTATTTTTTAAGGCCCAAGACAAAGAAGTGCCTCGAGGATATTGATAGCTTTATCCGCACAAATCATCTTAAAGAATGTGGCATCATATATTGCCTTTCAAGAATGGATTGCGAAAAAGTGGCTGAAAAACTAAGG GAATGTGGACACATAGTAGCGCATTATCATGGTAGCATGGATCCTGTGGATAGAACACGTGTACAAAAGAAGTGGAGTATGGATAAGATCAACATAATCTGTGCTACAGTTGCATTTGGGATGG GTATTAATAAACCTGATGTTCGTTTTGTTATTCATCATTCACTGCCCAAGTCAATTGAAGGATATCATCAG GAGTGTGGACGTGCTGGTAGAGATGGGCAACCTTCATCTTGTGTGCTATATTACCAGTATTCTGACTAT attcGTCTCAGGCACATGCTTACACAAGGAGTTGCAGAACAACCAGCAGCACCACGTGGAGGCTATTCGTCTTCACATGAGCAGGCACTTGAAACACATAAGGAGAATCTCCTGCACATG GTCAGTTACTGTGAAAACGATGTGGACTGCAGACGTCTACTTCAACTGATCCATTTTGGTGAGATGTTTGATCCCTCACTTTGTGCAAAAACCTGTGATAACTGCTTGAAAGAGTTGAGATGGGTTGAGAAAGATGTCACCAACATTGCTAGACAATTG GTTGAACTGGTCACTATGACAGGGCAGTCATATTCATCTTCTCACATTCTTGAAGTTTACAGAGGTTCTTTGAGCCAAATT GTCAAGAAGCAACGTCATGATAATTTGACTCTTCACGGAGCTGGGAAGCATCTAGCTAAAGGTGAGGCAGCTAGGATAATGCGATATTTAGTAACTGAGGGAATGCTTATTGAGGATGTCAAAAAGAGCGACAACATATATGGATCAATATCATCTGTCCTAAAG GCCAATCATCCGAAAGCTAGTGATCTTCGCTCTGGCAAGCAAAGCATTGTCCTAAA GTTCCCCACTCCTGGGAATGCCCCCAAGATGGGGAAACTTGATGAATCATCGTTTCAGCAAATTAATAAGACTGTTCAACAGCAAAGTGAGGTGGATGAG AATCTTGCGTCGATGCTCTACCATGCTTTACTTTGCCTTAGGGGTCAGATAATGGATGAGTGTAATGAAGGATATAATGCATACCACATATTCAA AACGGACACATTGAGGGAAATGAGCATCCGAGTACCAAGAACAAAAGAAGAGCTTTTGGAGATAAACGGCATCGGCAA GGCGAAGATCAAGAAGTACGGGGACCGAGTGCTTGCAGCCATAGAGGACTTCCTCAGCAAACACCCAAACCCAAGGAAGAACATCAGCGGCAATG
- the LOC133918335 gene encoding ATP-dependent DNA helicase Q-like 4A isoform X2, protein MLRMQGRKKLNGGSSCDEKAPRVNWPHHANAIQSSSSKDDFLSSSFLFSLPTQRPNPEANREIMLSLRSSACKIQGPERLQVPWIEKAWRSLCSTQVACKSYLSPGLSAKVKDCDKGCARTYGEGSNNINKMATVPGNRILSQERFHEPTESGSLENSNHQPAGINSCARTYRSNHVVQADIIRTTNRCSFTRTNAEIHQTAPVADNMCTDDKLDTMDDDDILASIDVDRIVMEHYQATNTPIGSASHNMSTPSGNTCNFSGLDENNLPQELSELCNHHCMLAFCPEAMVHLQEMKDKLIAVSNELLDGDGKLNPQHSEELRQKRVHLNKQIQLLGEYMAQSTQNEERQRSHSMASTPAIYGHHPPMTPHNTFLMDNDRFQSQVYTRNGPGNSDLCYSPAPDNLSAPLNSVSRDYAPRIIDVNYTEGSDDKRWGSTNFPWTKELEAKNKNKFGNRSFRPNQREIINATMSGNDVFVLMPTGGGKSLTYQLPALISEGITLVVCPLVSLIQDQIMHLSQANIPATYLSANMEWPEQQEILREVMSCHYKLLYVTPEKIAKSDALLRLLENVYSRGHLSRIVIDEAHCVSQWGHDFRPDYKNLGLLKQKFPKTPVLALTATATARVKEDVVQALGLENCFVFRQSFNRPNLRYFLRPKTKKCLEDIDSFIRTNHLKECGIIYCLSRMDCEKVAEKLRECGHIVAHYHGSMDPVDRTRVQKKWSMDKINIICATVAFGMGINKPDVRFVIHHSLPKSIEGYHQECGRAGRDGQPSSCVLYYQYSDYIRLRHMLTQGVAEQPAAPRGGYSSSHEQALETHKENLLHMVSYCENDVDCRRLLQLIHFGEMFDPSLCAKTCDNCLKELRWVEKDVTNIARQLVELVTMTGQSYSSSHILEVYRGSLSQIVKKQRHDNLTLHGAGKHLAKGEAARIMRYLVTEGMLIEDVKKSDNIYGSISSVLKANHPKASDLRSGKQSIVLKFPTPGNAPKMGKLDESSFQQINKTVQQQSEVDENLASMLYHALLCLRGQIMDECNEGYNAYHIFKTDTLREMSIRVPRTKEELLEINGIGKAKIKKYGDRVLAAIEDFLSKHPNPRKNISGNEHTEAAKKRRGCTTANALSNGDDLEERTVQSKKRVAKTTRGTKQGVSDAASMVHGARCMDADLDGFDDELCSVQNPVASGRVLPKWAPGKAKANQVPASNLFQEFGYVR, encoded by the exons ATG CTTCGGATGCAAGGCAGAAAAAAGCTCAATGGTGGGTCCAGTTGCGATGAAAAGGCACCAAGGGTCAACTGGCCACACCATGCAAATGCTATTCAAAGCTCCTCTAGCAAAGATGACTTTCTGAGTTCAAGTTTTTTGTTCTCTTTGCCAACACAAAGGCCTAATCCAGAAGCAAATCGTGAGATTATGCTTTCTTTAAG gTCTTCTGCTTGTAAAATCCAAGGCCCAGAACGCCTTCAAGTTCCATGGATTGAGAAG GCCTGGCGTTCTCTGTGCAGCACTCAGGTTGCCTGCAAGAGTTATTTAAGTCCTGGTTTATCTGCAAAAGTGAAAGATTGTGATAAGGGTTGTGCTCGTACTTATGGAGAAGGTTCAAATAACATTAACAAAATGGCCACTGTGCCAGGAAATAGGATTCTCTCCCAGGAAAGGTTTCATGAACCCACTGAAAGTGGTTCTCTGGAGAACAGCAACCATCAACCTGCTGGCATCAACTCCTGTGCACGGACTTACCGAAGCAATCATGTAGTTCAGGCAGATATCATTAGAACAACAAATCGGTGCAGTTTTACAAGAACCAATGCTGAAATACACCAGACTGCTCCAGTTGCGGATAACATGTGCACTGATGATAAATTGGATaccatggatgatgatgatattCTGGCG AGTATTGATGTGGACCGAATAGTTATGGAACATTATCAAGCAACAAATACGCCCATAGGATCAGCATCCCATAATATGTCAACTCCATCAGGAAATACGTGTAACTTCAGTGGCTTGGATGAGAACAATTTACCACAAGAACTCTCTGAACTATGCAATCATCATTGCATG CTAGCTTTTTGCCCAGAAGCAATGGTTCATTTGCAGGAGATGAAGGATAAGCTCATTGCAGTATCCAATGAACTTCTTGATGGTGATGGTAAACTCAACCCTCAACACTCCGAAGAGCTTCGTCAAAAGAG AGTGCATctaaacaaacagattcagctGCTCGGGGAGTATATGGCACAGTCAACCCAAAATGAGGAGAGACAGAGATCACACTCTATGGCATCCACACCAGCTATATATGGGCATCACCCCCCTATGACCCCACATAACACTTTTTTAATGGATAATGATAGATTCCAATCTCAGGTTTACACCAGGAATGGACCAGGGAACAGTGATTTATGCTATTCTCCTGCCCCAGATAACCTAAGCGCGCCATTAAATTCTGTATCGAGAGATTATGCCCCGAGGATTATAGATGTTAACTACACCGAAGGTTCTGATGATAAAAGGTGGGGCAGTACAAATTTTCCGTGGACTAAGGAACTTGAG GCCAAGAACAAAAACAAGTTTGGAAACCGTTCTTTCCGTCCAAATCAGCGAGAAATAATCAATGCCACAATGAGTGGGAATGACGTTTTTGTTTTGATGCCAACTGGTGGTGGGAAAAGTTTGACCTATCAG CTTCCAGCTCTTATTAGTGAGGGAATAACATTAGTAGTTTGTCCCCTTGTCTCACTCATCCAAGACCAGATCATGCACTTGTCACAG GCAAATATTCCTGCAACTTATCTGAGTGCCAACATGGAGTGGCCTGAACAGCAAGAGATATTAAGAGAGGTAATGTCATGCCACTACAAGTTGTTGTATGTCACTCCAGAGAAAATAGCAAA GAGTGATGCTCTTTTGAGACTATTGGAAAATGTATATTCACGAGGGCATCTTTCAAGAATTGTTATTGATGAAGCTCATTGTGTAAGCCAGTGGGGTCATGATTTCCGACCTGACTACAAG AATTTAGGTCTTTTAAAACAAAAATTCCCAAAGACACCAGTCCTGGCCTTGACGGCAACAGCAACTGCTAGGGTTAAGGAAGATGTTGTTCAAGCTTTAGGCCTCgaaaattgttttgttttcaGACAAAGTTTTAATCGTCCAAATCTGAG GTATTTTTTAAGGCCCAAGACAAAGAAGTGCCTCGAGGATATTGATAGCTTTATCCGCACAAATCATCTTAAAGAATGTGGCATCATATATTGCCTTTCAAGAATGGATTGCGAAAAAGTGGCTGAAAAACTAAGG GAATGTGGACACATAGTAGCGCATTATCATGGTAGCATGGATCCTGTGGATAGAACACGTGTACAAAAGAAGTGGAGTATGGATAAGATCAACATAATCTGTGCTACAGTTGCATTTGGGATGG GTATTAATAAACCTGATGTTCGTTTTGTTATTCATCATTCACTGCCCAAGTCAATTGAAGGATATCATCAG GAGTGTGGACGTGCTGGTAGAGATGGGCAACCTTCATCTTGTGTGCTATATTACCAGTATTCTGACTAT attcGTCTCAGGCACATGCTTACACAAGGAGTTGCAGAACAACCAGCAGCACCACGTGGAGGCTATTCGTCTTCACATGAGCAGGCACTTGAAACACATAAGGAGAATCTCCTGCACATG GTCAGTTACTGTGAAAACGATGTGGACTGCAGACGTCTACTTCAACTGATCCATTTTGGTGAGATGTTTGATCCCTCACTTTGTGCAAAAACCTGTGATAACTGCTTGAAAGAGTTGAGATGGGTTGAGAAAGATGTCACCAACATTGCTAGACAATTG GTTGAACTGGTCACTATGACAGGGCAGTCATATTCATCTTCTCACATTCTTGAAGTTTACAGAGGTTCTTTGAGCCAAATT GTCAAGAAGCAACGTCATGATAATTTGACTCTTCACGGAGCTGGGAAGCATCTAGCTAAAGGTGAGGCAGCTAGGATAATGCGATATTTAGTAACTGAGGGAATGCTTATTGAGGATGTCAAAAAGAGCGACAACATATATGGATCAATATCATCTGTCCTAAAG GCCAATCATCCGAAAGCTAGTGATCTTCGCTCTGGCAAGCAAAGCATTGTCCTAAA GTTCCCCACTCCTGGGAATGCCCCCAAGATGGGGAAACTTGATGAATCATCGTTTCAGCAAATTAATAAGACTGTTCAACAGCAAAGTGAGGTGGATGAG AATCTTGCGTCGATGCTCTACCATGCTTTACTTTGCCTTAGGGGTCAGATAATGGATGAGTGTAATGAAGGATATAATGCATACCACATATTCAA AACGGACACATTGAGGGAAATGAGCATCCGAGTACCAAGAACAAAAGAAGAGCTTTTGGAGATAAACGGCATCGGCAA GGCGAAGATCAAGAAGTACGGGGACCGAGTGCTTGCAGCCATAGAGGACTTCCTCAGCAAACACCCAAACCCAAGGAAGAACATCAGCGGCAATG